In Thiomonas arsenitoxydans, the genomic stretch CGGTGGGAATGCAGCCGTACAGCTCGCTGGCCGCATACAGCGGCTCGCGCGGCGGACGCAAATCCACCGCCGCGCGCTCGGCCGGGCGCAGGCGCGAGACGATGCGGCGAGCGATGTCGAGCGCATGCGCATCGTTGCGCGCCAGATGGTCGGCCACGCCCGACAGCCGGGTGTGAACGTCGCCGCCGCCCAGATCTTCGGCGCTCACCTCCTCGCCAGTGGCGGCCTTCACCAGCGGCGGGCCGCCGAGGAAGATGGTGCCTTGATTGGCGACGATGACCGACTCGTCGCTCATGGCCGGCACGTAGGCGCCGCCCGCGGTGCACGAGCCCATGACCACCGCGATCTGCGCAATGCCCTCGGCGCTCAGCGTCGCCTGGTTGTAGAAAATGCGACCGAAGTGGTCGCGGTCGGGAAACACCTCGTCCTGGTTGGGTAGATTGGCGCCGCCCGAATCGACGAGGTAGATGCAGGGCAAGCGGTTCTCGCGCGCAATCTCCTGCGCCCGAAGGTGCTTCTTGACGGTCATCGGGTAATAGGTGCCGCCCTTCACTGTGGCGTCGTTGCAGACGATCACGCACTCGCGTCCGCTGACGCGCCCGATGCCGGTGATGATCCCGGCGCCGGGCGCCGCGTTGTCGTACAGACCGTGCGCAGCCAGTGGAGAAAACTCCAGGAAGGGTGAGCCGGGGTCGAGCAGCGCCGCCACGCGTTCACGCGGCAGCAGCTTGCCGCGGGCGACGTGTTTGGCGCGAGCAGCCTCGCCGCCGCCCTCGGCCACGCGGGCCTGGCGCGCGCGCAGGTCGTCCACCAGGGCCCGCAGGGCGGCGGCGTTGGCGGTGAACTCGGCGCTGCGCGGGTTGAGTCGGGTATCAAGAATGGGCATGGGGGTCTTCAGGCGGTGCGATCGGGGTGGAGTCCGAGTTCTTGCTGCATGGTTTCGCGGATTTTGAACTTCTGCACCTTGCCGGTAATGGTCATGGGAAACGCGGACACGAAGCGCAGGTAGCGCGGAATTTTGTAGTGCGCGATGTTCCCTCTGCAAAACGCGCGAATGTCCTCGTCCGTTGGAGACATGCCGGCCTTGGGGATGATCCAGGCGCACAGTTCTTCGCCGTACTTCGGGTCGGGCACGCCGACCACCTGCACGTCCTGCACCTGCGGATGGCGGTAGAGAAATTCCTCGACCTCGCGCGGGTAGATGTTCTCGCCGCCGCGAATCACCATGTCTTTGATGCGGCCGACGATGTTCACATAACCTTCCGCATCCATCACCGCCAGGTCGCCGGTATGCATCCAACCTTCGGCGTCGATGGCCTCATGCGTCTTCTCGGCGTCGCCCCAGTAGCCGTGCATCACCGAATAGCCCTTGGTGCAAAGCTCGCCGGTTTCGCCGGGCGCGACAGTTTCGCCGCTTTGCGGATCGACGATCTTCACCTGCAAATGCGGCTGCACCTGCCCCACCGTACTCACCCGCTTGTCCAGCGGCGTGTCGGTGGAGCTTTGGCAGCTCACCGGCGCGGTCTCGGTCATGCCGTAGGCGATGGTGATCTCAGACAGATGCATGTCGCGCACCACTCGCTTCATCACCTCGATGGGGCAAGGGCTGCCGGCCATGATGCCGGTACGCAAGGTGCTCAGATCGAACTCGGCAAAGCGCGGATGATCGAGCATGGCGATGAACATGGTCGGCACACCGTGCAGCCCGGTGCAGGCTTCGTCCTGCACGCACTCCAAAGTCAGCAATGGGTCGAAGCCGTCGTTGGGATAGACGATGGTGGCGCCGTGCGTCAGACACGCCAGGTTGCCCAGCACCATGCCGAAGCAGTGGTACAGCGGCACCGGAATGCACAGCCGGTCTTCGGCGGTGAGCTTCATCGCCTCACCAATAAAGAAACCGTTGTTCAGGATGTTGCTGTGCGTGAGCGTGGCGCCCTTGGGAAAACCGGTGGTGCCGCTGGTGAACTGGATGTTGATGGGTTCGTGCGCGTGCAGCGTTGCCGCGGCCTCGGCGACCGCCGGGTCGTCGGCGCTGCCGCGGGCGATCCAGTCGGAAAAGCGCAGCATGCCGGGTTCATCGGCCTCGCCCAGATGCACCACCAGTTTGAGATCGGGCAGACGCGCGGCGCGCAGTTCGCCCGGCGCGCAGGTATTCAGCTCCGGCGCGAGTTCACGCAGCATGGCGAGGTAGTCGCTGGTCTTGAACGAGGTCATGGTGACCAGCGCCTTGCACGCCACCTTGTTGAGCGCGTACTCCACCTCGGAGGTGCGATAGGCCGGGTTGATGTTCACCAGAATCAGGCCGACCTTGGCCGTCGCCAGTTGCATCAGCACCCATTCCACGCTGTTGTGCGCCCAGATGCCCACGCGGTCGCCCTTGCGCAAACCGCTGCGCAACAAGGCGCTGCCCAGACGATCCACCTCGCGCTTGAGCTCGGCATAGCTCAGGCGAATGTTCTGGTGGCGCGAAACCAGCGCCTCTTGCAGGCCTTGGCGCTCGGCCATGGCGTCGAAAAAATCGCCTATGGTCTGCGTCAGCAGCGGCTGGTCGGTGGCGCCGCAGGCATAAGCCTGGACCAGCGGGGTTGGTTCGGTCATGATGATTCTCCGGTGTTCATTTTTGGCGACTTCAAAACCCGCCGGTCTGCAGCCAATGCTCGAGCTGCGGCAGCCGGTCTGCGCCCCAGAAGGGTTGATCGTCCACCACCATAAAGGGCGCGCCGCACATGCCTTGCTGCAGCGCGCGGTCGCAGTTGGCCTTGAGCTGGGCCTTGATGGCGGGATCGGCGGTATAGCGCGCCACCGTATCGCTCGCCAGCCCCTGCTCGGCGGCAAGGGCTTCAAGTACGGGCAATTCGGCGATGTTGCGGTTCTGCGCGAAATAGGCCGAAAAACAGCGATGCAGCCACGGTGCAGCCTGCGTGGGCAAGTCGCGTTGCAGGCCGATGAGCACCCGCGCGGCCTGATAAGTGGCAATGGGAAACGGCTCCGGCTGCACAAAAGGCACGCCCAGAAAGCGCGCCGAGCGCGGAATGTCGATGCGGGCATAGTCGCCTTTGAGCGGCTGATCGATCAGCGGTTTCGATCCTGTCGTCTGGAACACCGGCCCGAGCAGCATCGGCACCCACTCGATGTCGCGCAGGTGGCGCGCGGCAATGGCCTCGATCTGCGTGCTCGCCAGGTAGGCATAGGGCGACGAAAAATC encodes the following:
- a CDS encoding 2-hydroxychromene-2-carboxylate isomerase, producing MPVSPITFFFDFSSPYAYLASTQIEAIAARHLRDIEWVPMLLGPVFQTTGSKPLIDQPLKGDYARIDIPRSARFLGVPFVQPEPFPIATYQAARVLIGLQRDLPTQAAPWLHRCFSAYFAQNRNIAELPVLEALAAEQGLASDTVARYTADPAIKAQLKANCDRALQQGMCGAPFMVVDDQPFWGADRLPQLEHWLQTGGF
- a CDS encoding AMP-binding protein is translated as MTEPTPLVQAYACGATDQPLLTQTIGDFFDAMAERQGLQEALVSRHQNIRLSYAELKREVDRLGSALLRSGLRKGDRVGIWAHNSVEWVLMQLATAKVGLILVNINPAYRTSEVEYALNKVACKALVTMTSFKTSDYLAMLRELAPELNTCAPGELRAARLPDLKLVVHLGEADEPGMLRFSDWIARGSADDPAVAEAAATLHAHEPINIQFTSGTTGFPKGATLTHSNILNNGFFIGEAMKLTAEDRLCIPVPLYHCFGMVLGNLACLTHGATIVYPNDGFDPLLTLECVQDEACTGLHGVPTMFIAMLDHPRFAEFDLSTLRTGIMAGSPCPIEVMKRVVRDMHLSEITIAYGMTETAPVSCQSSTDTPLDKRVSTVGQVQPHLQVKIVDPQSGETVAPGETGELCTKGYSVMHGYWGDAEKTHEAIDAEGWMHTGDLAVMDAEGYVNIVGRIKDMVIRGGENIYPREVEEFLYRHPQVQDVQVVGVPDPKYGEELCAWIIPKAGMSPTDEDIRAFCRGNIAHYKIPRYLRFVSAFPMTITGKVQKFKIRETMQQELGLHPDRTA
- a CDS encoding carboxyl transferase domain-containing protein, producing MPILDTRLNPRSAEFTANAAALRALVDDLRARQARVAEGGGEAARAKHVARGKLLPRERVAALLDPGSPFLEFSPLAAHGLYDNAAPGAGIITGIGRVSGRECVIVCNDATVKGGTYYPMTVKKHLRAQEIARENRLPCIYLVDSGGANLPNQDEVFPDRDHFGRIFYNQATLSAEGIAQIAVVMGSCTAGGAYVPAMSDESVIVANQGTIFLGGPPLVKAATGEEVSAEDLGGGDVHTRLSGVADHLARNDAHALDIARRIVSRLRPAERAAVDLRPPREPLYAASELYGCIPTDARKPFDIREIIARIVDGSELDEFKARFGATLVCGFAHLHGMPVGILANNGILFSDSAVKGAHFIELCCQRRIPLLFLQNITGFMVGRKAENEGIARHGAKLVTAVACAQVPKFTVIVGGSFGAGNYGMCGRAYGPRQLWMWPNARISVMGGEQAASVLATVRRDGIEAKGGSWSAEEEEAFKAPVRTQYEAQGHPYYATARLWDDGVIDPADTRRVLALGLSAALNAPIPDARFGVFRM